The segment GGAACGCCGCAGACGATGCAGCAAATGACTAATTATCAGGATTTAATCGGAGAGATTTCTAGTTTTTTAGCAGCACAAATTTTAGCAGCAACGACTGTAGGCATTGACCAGAGAAAAATCATTATTGATCCAGGAATTGGTTTTGCGAAAAACTATGAGCAGAATTTAGAAATTTTTCGCCGACTGCGGACATTGAAAACCTTAAATTGCCCTATTTTGGTAGGAGCATCTCGTAAAAGTTTTATTGGTCGCATCTTAAACCAAGCAGATCCAAAAGCACGGGTCTGGGGAACAGCAGCAGCTTGTTGTGCCGCTATTTCTCAGGGTGCTGATCTCCTCCGAGTTCACGATGTTCAAGAAATGCGTGATGTATCACTGGTAGCTGATGCACTTTTCCGACAACAAGATTAATGGTTACTTAAAAAATTAAACATTACCATTTTCAGAGTTTTTACCATTACCATCTTGAGCTATAGAGTCAGCAATTAACTGGTTATAGACTTCATTGGTTTTACTGGGGTCTAAAAAGACAATTTTGGCATTATGACTCTCACCAAGTCTTTGGCTAGCCACGACATAATCTTGAGCCACAAGATACCTGAGAATTTCCCTGCTTTCAGGATGAGTACGTAAGGCTTCAGCAATTATTTGCATTGAGGTTTGAGTTCCTTGCGCTCTCTTAATAGCAGCGTCACGTTCTCCTTCTGCTTCAAAAACCAGCGCCCGTTTTTTGATTTCCGCAGCTCGCTCCTCTTCCATTGACTTTCGCACACTTTCAGGCGGTGTAATGCTCTGAATATCCAATCGGAGAATCTGAACTCCCCAATCTTCTGTGGTTTGATTCAACTGATTTAAAATGGCTGCGTCCATTTCTGCACGAGAAACGTTGGTTTCTTCTACAGTGTTCTGGGCGATGATTTCCCGGAGTGTGGTTGTTGCTAGTTGTGTTAGAGACCCTTGGAGATCGTCGATTTCATAAAAACTTTTGACCATATCTCGGATGCGCCAAAACAGAACAGCATCAACTTCTAGGTAAATGTTATCTCTGGTGATCACATTTTGAGGTTTGATGTCGATAAACTGCTCGCGTGTTGTATCCTCCATCACAATCTGATCGACCAAAGGAACAATAAAGTTGAGTCCAGGCACAAGTTTTCGATGATACCGCCCCAATCGTTCTACTAGGGCTTCGTTACCTTGATTAATCAGTTTTGCAGATCCTAAAGCATAGCCTATGAGGGCTAAGACTATGGCAATAATTGGCTCCATATATTCTCCTATTCAGCTTTTGGGCAAATTTAGTGTAAAAGGATATGGTACTACCTTAGTCCTACATTTCAGTCTCATGTTTTGAGCCTGTAGTTTTATGAACATCAATGATGTGGTCTAGTGAACTACCCACACTGACTTGGAGTACCAAGTAAAGTGTCGGCTTCTGTACTCACAGGGGAATGCCGCAACTTAGACTTTCGCCCAAGCCTTGGTCTGACATCCCCTCCTACAGCAGAGACGGCTGAACCTTCCGCCTTTATGATTCTGATCCCCTCGGCTCTAATATTGATCGCTGCGTTGCCATCACGGTCATGATGAGTACCACAATGAGGACAAGTCCATTGCCTCACATCCAATGGCATCTTACTCACTTGATGGAAACAATTAGAACAGAGCTTGGAACTGGGAAACCATCTATCAATCTCAACCAACTTTCCACCTTTGCGTTCTAGCTTATAAGCTAGAAAATTGGTGAACGTTCCCCATCCACAATCAGAAATTGCCTTCGCCAAATTGTGATTACGAACCATGCCTTTGACATGAAGATTCTCTACTATGACAGCTTGGCTATCGCTGACCAACTTATAACTAAGTTTATGTAAAAAATCCTGCCGGGAATTGCTAACTCGTTCGTACACTTTAGCGACAACTTGACGATATTTATTTCTTGAACTACTCCCTTGGTGTTTACGGGCTAACTTTTTTTGCTTACGCTTGAGGTTTTTTTCATGCTTGGCAAGGTGCTTGGGATTATCATATTTAGAAACCTTTTCACCATCAGTTACCACAGCAACGTGCTTCAACCCTAAATCAATACCATAAATCTTACCGAATGTAATAGTTGGATTTTCTCCTTCTACTTCAGTCAGGATAGATGCGAAATATTTACCTGATGGAGTTTTACATACAGTTACAGTCTTGATTTTCCCCTCAATTATCCTATGTATTTTGGCTTTGACTATCCCAATATTGCCTGGAAGTTTGACATTGCCATCGACAATTTTGACGTTTTGAGGATACTGAATGGACTGTTTCCCGTGCTTGGATTTGAACTTAGGAAACCCAGCACGTTTCTCAAAAAAGTTCTTGTATGCTGTGGTTAAATTAAGTGTTGTTGCCTGTAAAATTTGGCTATAACAATCGGCTAACCATAGAGTCTCTTTTGCTTTTTTGAGCGCCGGAAGAAACGCATTGAGTGCTACACGGCTAAGTCCCTTGCCCGTTTCTTTATAAGTTTCAATTGACTTATTTAGAGCGTAATTCCACCACCAACGAGCGCAACCAAATGCTTGAGCTAGTTGTATTTCTTGTTCTTTTGATGGATACAAACGGACAAGAACCGCTTTGTGTAACACTTAACATCACCTCCTTGGTAGCAATACTTTACCACCAATTGATATGGCGGTAAAATAGCCCAATCAAATAAAATAATTGGTGATTCCTTATACATCCAGTATTTGTTTTTGCCTAGCAAAAAAGCAATACTGGATGCAATCGTTATCACCCACCTTATATCCCACCACTGATTCGTCCTTCCCAAATTCAGTGGAGGACTTACGGTGTAACAGTTAACAAGCTGCTATAAAATTTGTAAGCCTGATATCAGCAAGATATTTTGGCAGAATGCAATTGTTATTAAAGCACCTTGATTACACGCTGGCAAGGAGAAGCTATGTTATTAATTTTACATGATTAATGTGAGCATTTTGGAACAAGTAAGTTCATTACTTGATGACAAGACTTAGCCAAGGTTTAATGTTTATTGGTAAATCAGAATTAAAACGTAGGGGTAGTTCTGCTGTAGAGAGAGATTGGGCGTATGCTGGTGTCAAAAATTGTTGGTAAATTTGGGCTTCTGGTGTGTCTTGTTTGATAAATGCTAAGGTGACACCACGAATCAACTGGCGTAAGGAGTTGGTTTCTTCCCCTCGCTTTTCTCTGATGATTCCGGCGGCGGCACTCACGGGATATGCTGGATCGGTAATACTCAAGTGAGTAGCACCAATGGCTGTTAGCAAATATTTAGAACCCCGTAGTTGGTTAAAAGGTCTGATTTGATGCGTTAAGGCTGGGGTGAGTGCATCTTCAGTTCCGGCTAAGATTAATACAGGTTTGGCAACTTTAGTTAAACCGTTTGTACCAAAAAGTTTACCCACAAGCGGATTGAGTGCGATCGCACTTTTAACGCGCTGATCTTGCAAATCTAGTTGATTCTCTTTTAAACTAGCGGCTGCACACTGTAACCAATCCCCTGGTGATTCGCCAAAGGAAAGAGAAGTTTGACAAAACTCTCGCAATTCTTTTAAATCTACTTCTCCACCCACTAAGGCTAAAGCAGTATAGCCCCCTAAAGAGTGACCAATCACATTTACTTGCTCTGTATTCAGTTTTCCTTGAAGTTGTCCCGATTGAGTATTGAGTTTTTCTAGTTCATTGAGCAAAAAACTCACATCTTTTGGTCGATCAATAAATTCACTGGCTGGTAGTAGTTGCGCCAAATTCCTCTGATTGGCAGCATTATTGATGGCTACAGAGTTACTACCAGGATGTTCAATTGCTGCAACTGTAATGCCGTGAGAGGCTAGATGACGGGCTAAAAAGCCAAAAAATTGTCGGTTGGCTCCAAATCCGTGGGAAATAACCACCAGTGGTGCTGGGGTGCGACTTTGACTCCAATAAATGTCAACAGGAATGCGGCGATCGCGTTGTCTGTCTTGTAGAGTTAGTGTCTGCTGCTCAACTGGGCTTTTTCCTGTAGCTGCTGGGTCAAAGGTAGGCTGAAAAGGCGGATTATTTTTGACTAATAATTCTCGTTCTAGCAAAACCCCAAGGGCTTGGCTTTGCAAGTTGCTGGAGTTAAACTCTAATGCGATTTGTAGTGCTTGAGTTGCATCTACCGTAATATTTTGTTGTGGATAGGCGCGCAAAAAACCGATCGCACTTAAACCATTGACTTGACGTAGAGAAAGGTAGAGCGTTGATTGCAGTCCTTCTATGGTGCTGTTTGGGATTGCTGTTCTTAAAGAAGTAATTAATTGTCTACCTTGTGGCGATCGCACTAGCTCATCAAGGAATTTATCTCCCAACGCTGGATCTACTTGTAACCTTCGATAGAGTAATTCTCCTACTTGGGGCGTTAAGACAAAGCTAAAAATTTGCAGTTGTTCTGGTAGTTTCCCTGTTTTGGCAAATTTTTCTAAATCAGCGATCGCTAGGGACTGCTGAAATGGCCCCAAACGAATCGTAACTGTTTCTGCTGCCTGAGCCGAGGGAATGCCCAAACTGCAACTCACACCCAAAGTTAAACTGCACAGTAATCCTTTGATCAAGGACATTTGAGGTAGATGTTTGTCCAGCCAAGAGTACATAGGATCAGAGTATTGAAAAGGTCAGTCAATCTATTGACTACCATTATGGGTTTGAAGTTGCGATCTGCTTTGCAGCAGCGCTTTGCTATCGCTAGTTAGTTTCAACAACTTCAAACTCACTATTTTATGATTTTAAAAGAAACCGAATAAAGCTCTGAACACTCCTAATAAACCACCCAGAGGATTGAGTACTGCGCCCACACTGTCGCCTGTTGAAGCTAAACCAGAACGGTTAACAATTATAACATCATTATTGCGGAGTATAGGATTAGTCTCTTCATTAATGCCCTGAGAAAGATCAACTTTGACTTCCCGCTTAGTCACAGAACCATTAGCATTCAGGCGAACTAAATCCACAGTACTTTTTCTAGCTCTAGAATCGTTGAATCCACCCGCAGCCAACAATGCCTGATTTAAGGAACTATTAGGCTTGATATCCACGGTTCCCGGTTGTTTGACTTCGCCTACCACACCAACTTGAATTGTTGCCGGAGACAAAGTAGTTGTAGCTAATTGAGTAGCTTCTGCTGGGTCGACCTCAGTGGCAGTAGGAATAACAATTGTATCTCCGTCTTGCACCATCACGTCTTGACTGATATCACCACTCTGCAATAATTCCCAGAGGTCAATATCTATATTTTGTTCTGTACCGGTTCTTGTGGGTCGGCGGAGCTTGAGATTACGAACGTCAGCTTGTGATGTAATTCCCCCAGCTAATTGCAGCGCTCTCATCAAAGTCGGGATACCACTACCATCACCTTCGGCTCCGCCACCAGCGCCGACCAGATATGAACCGGGACGATTTACTTCACCAATAATGGCTACAGTGCGCGGTGTGGTAGGGCTAGCGGCAAAGTTAGCCGAAAAGAGATTACGTGCTTCTGCAATGTTAAAAGTAGTTGCAGTTGGCACAACAATCGTATCCCCATCTCGTAAGGTAATATCCTGATCTATCCGACCTGTCTGGATCAGTTCCTTTAAATTCAGATTCACAACTTGCTCAGAAGAACGTCCTACTTTACGTCTTAATTGCACTTTAGTCACATCTGCTGCCAAGGTTACACCTTGGGCTGTGGTGAGTGCAGCTAATACAGTTGGGTATTGTACACCGGGATTATTACCCGCCCCTCCCTGTAAGTTCAGAGTATAAGACCCTGGACGTGTGACTTCTCCGGCGACCAAAATATTGATCGGACGCGGCGATAACAAGTTAACTGAAATTAAGGGACGTTTGAGAAAGCGAGAATACCTTTGGGCAATTTCATCAGCCGCCTGTTCGGTTGTCAGACCCAGAACGGGTACACTGCCAATTAAAGGTAAGTTGATTGATCCACCTGGAGGTATTTGGTATTCACCAGTATATTCTGGTACTTCAAATACATTTACACGAATCAGATCACCGCCACCTAAAGTATAGTTAGTATCTATTGGTATGCTCGGTGATGCCTGTTGTTCTGTAGGAAATACTTGTTGTGTACCGGGTGATCCTGGTTCTACCGTCGGGAAGATTGGTTGTGTTGTTTGTGATACTAGTTGTCCCTGAGCTAGGCTGGCAGACGGCACAGCAACATTGACAGCCGTTAATAAAGCCGCACCCAAAAATGGCTGGGTGAGGAATTTCAGCAAACCTGTGTTAAGCATATTTACCTGAGACTCTGAGACTGTGATCGGCATAGCACTGTCTAAATATTTTAATCTTGACTATACTGTATTGTTCAAGTTCCTCGATTCAATTTCCCCAACATTCTTATTTTCCTAGA is part of the Nodularia sp. LEGE 06071 genome and harbors:
- a CDS encoding SPFH domain-containing protein, with protein sequence MEPIIAIVLALIGYALGSAKLINQGNEALVERLGRYHRKLVPGLNFIVPLVDQIVMEDTTREQFIDIKPQNVITRDNIYLEVDAVLFWRIRDMVKSFYEIDDLQGSLTQLATTTLREIIAQNTVEETNVSRAEMDAAILNQLNQTTEDWGVQILRLDIQSITPPESVRKSMEEERAAEIKKRALVFEAEGERDAAIKRAQGTQTSMQIIAEALRTHPESREILRYLVAQDYVVASQRLGESHNAKIVFLDPSKTNEVYNQLIADSIAQDGNGKNSENGNV
- a CDS encoding RNA-guided endonuclease TnpB family protein; this encodes MLHKAVLVRLYPSKEQEIQLAQAFGCARWWWNYALNKSIETYKETGKGLSRVALNAFLPALKKAKETLWLADCYSQILQATTLNLTTAYKNFFEKRAGFPKFKSKHGKQSIQYPQNVKIVDGNVKLPGNIGIVKAKIHRIIEGKIKTVTVCKTPSGKYFASILTEVEGENPTITFGKIYGIDLGLKHVAVVTDGEKVSKYDNPKHLAKHEKNLKRKQKKLARKHQGSSSRNKYRQVVAKVYERVSNSRQDFLHKLSYKLVSDSQAVIVENLHVKGMVRNHNLAKAISDCGWGTFTNFLAYKLERKGGKLVEIDRWFPSSKLCSNCFHQVSKMPLDVRQWTCPHCGTHHDRDGNAAINIRAEGIRIIKAEGSAVSAVGGDVRPRLGRKSKLRHSPVSTEADTLLGTPSQCG
- a CDS encoding alpha/beta hydrolase — protein: MYSWLDKHLPQMSLIKGLLCSLTLGVSCSLGIPSAQAAETVTIRLGPFQQSLAIADLEKFAKTGKLPEQLQIFSFVLTPQVGELLYRRLQVDPALGDKFLDELVRSPQGRQLITSLRTAIPNSTIEGLQSTLYLSLRQVNGLSAIGFLRAYPQQNITVDATQALQIALEFNSSNLQSQALGVLLERELLVKNNPPFQPTFDPAATGKSPVEQQTLTLQDRQRDRRIPVDIYWSQSRTPAPLVVISHGFGANRQFFGFLARHLASHGITVAAIEHPGSNSVAINNAANQRNLAQLLPASEFIDRPKDVSFLLNELEKLNTQSGQLQGKLNTEQVNVIGHSLGGYTALALVGGEVDLKELREFCQTSLSFGESPGDWLQCAAASLKENQLDLQDQRVKSAIALNPLVGKLFGTNGLTKVAKPVLILAGTEDALTPALTHQIRPFNQLRGSKYLLTAIGATHLSITDPAYPVSAAAGIIREKRGEETNSLRQLIRGVTLAFIKQDTPEAQIYQQFLTPAYAQSLSTAELPLRFNSDLPINIKPWLSLVIK
- a CDS encoding polysaccharide biosynthesis/export family protein: MLNTGLLKFLTQPFLGAALLTAVNVAVPSASLAQGQLVSQTTQPIFPTVEPGSPGTQQVFPTEQQASPSIPIDTNYTLGGGDLIRVNVFEVPEYTGEYQIPPGGSINLPLIGSVPVLGLTTEQAADEIAQRYSRFLKRPLISVNLLSPRPINILVAGEVTRPGSYTLNLQGGAGNNPGVQYPTVLAALTTAQGVTLAADVTKVQLRRKVGRSSEQVVNLNLKELIQTGRIDQDITLRDGDTIVVPTATTFNIAEARNLFSANFAASPTTPRTVAIIGEVNRPGSYLVGAGGGAEGDGSGIPTLMRALQLAGGITSQADVRNLKLRRPTRTGTEQNIDIDLWELLQSGDISQDVMVQDGDTIVIPTATEVDPAEATQLATTTLSPATIQVGVVGEVKQPGTVDIKPNSSLNQALLAAGGFNDSRARKSTVDLVRLNANGSVTKREVKVDLSQGINEETNPILRNNDVIIVNRSGLASTGDSVGAVLNPLGGLLGVFRALFGFF